One region of Xylanimonas ulmi genomic DNA includes:
- a CDS encoding DUF3180 domain-containing protein → MRRTPIRLLILTAAGVTLLGMLLLRVLDAQGVRVPRVAWVEYVAVLTLAVLIFWLGWAVRSYQKGSKPDLDPVRAARTFVLAKAGALTGAILVGRYLAAALDVVGDIQIESQRDRAIAAGVAVLCSVVLVVVGLVVEKFCELPPPDDDVERDGERGPEALAG, encoded by the coding sequence ATGCGTCGCACGCCCATCCGCCTGCTCATCCTGACCGCCGCCGGCGTGACGCTGCTCGGCATGCTCCTGCTGCGCGTGCTGGACGCGCAGGGTGTGCGCGTGCCACGGGTCGCCTGGGTCGAGTACGTGGCCGTGCTGACGCTCGCGGTGTTGATCTTCTGGCTGGGCTGGGCCGTCCGCTCCTATCAGAAGGGCTCCAAGCCGGACCTCGACCCGGTGCGCGCCGCGCGCACCTTCGTGCTGGCCAAGGCCGGCGCGCTCACGGGCGCGATCCTGGTCGGCCGCTACCTGGCCGCGGCGCTCGACGTCGTGGGTGACATCCAGATCGAGTCGCAGCGCGATCGCGCGATCGCCGCGGGCGTCGCGGTGCTGTGCTCGGTCGTGCTCGTCGTCGTGGGGTTGGTCGTCGAGAAGTTCTGCGAGCTGCCACCGCCCGACGACGACGTGGAGCGCGACGGCGAACGCGGCCCTGAGGCGCTGGCGGGCTGA